A stretch of Lentisphaera araneosa HTCC2155 DNA encodes these proteins:
- a CDS encoding CsgG/HfaB family protein, whose protein sequence is MKLLSLLSLVILFCSCQTNSKRLPADVIDKKIPTIAVLEFADKSHFRYRWNVGEGIRDSLIDELVQSKRYKVLTRKNIDAVIGELNIQQDKLFRPEGKVARGRLKNVQYLLKGSVTDFAHVAKTGASAFFSNWGFSGSTHVAVVTVTLYIIEVESGEIIASKQVEGKAHATSLDVAGQYKNMSFGSGSFYRTPLGKACKELMHQALLEINKTIADKKWYPRVIRNEGDTVIISGGENRAIKLGAEYSAFFQGSPLIDPETGDILGYSDSQLIGRVRISEVKDKFSYAKIISGSFKQGQVLREVIPEPLPKK, encoded by the coding sequence ATGAAACTTTTATCTTTACTCAGCTTAGTCATACTTTTCTGTTCCTGCCAAACGAACTCCAAGCGTTTACCTGCTGATGTCATTGATAAAAAGATTCCTACCATTGCCGTTTTAGAATTTGCTGATAAGAGTCATTTTCGCTACCGTTGGAACGTAGGCGAAGGCATTCGCGATTCACTCATTGATGAGCTGGTGCAATCCAAGCGCTACAAAGTTCTCACTCGAAAAAATATTGATGCCGTCATTGGCGAGCTCAACATTCAACAAGACAAACTCTTTCGTCCCGAGGGTAAAGTAGCCCGTGGCCGCCTAAAAAATGTGCAATACTTGCTCAAGGGTTCAGTCACCGATTTTGCTCACGTGGCAAAAACCGGCGCCTCGGCTTTCTTTAGTAACTGGGGTTTCTCGGGCAGCACCCACGTTGCCGTGGTTACGGTCACACTTTACATCATCGAGGTCGAGAGTGGCGAGATTATTGCCTCTAAGCAGGTCGAAGGTAAAGCCCATGCGACTTCACTCGACGTGGCAGGTCAATACAAAAACATGAGCTTTGGCAGTGGGTCTTTTTACCGCACACCCTTGGGAAAAGCCTGTAAAGAACTCATGCATCAAGCTCTGCTCGAAATTAATAAAACCATTGCCGATAAGAAGTGGTACCCTCGAGTCATTCGCAACGAAGGTGACACCGTCATTATTTCCGGAGGGGAAAATCGGGCTATTAAACTGGGCGCTGAATACTCCGCCTTTTTTCAAGGCTCTCCCCTCATTGACCCCGAAACAGGTGATATTTTGGGTTACTCCGATAGCCAGCTCATCGGCAGAGTCAGAATCAGCGAAGTCAAAGATAAATTTAGCTACGCAAAAATCATTAGTGGCAGCTTTAAACAAGGCCAAGTTTTACGAGAAGTTATCCCTGAACCGCTCCCCAAAAAGTAG
- a CDS encoding twin-arginine translocation signal domain-containing protein: protein MNNRRTFIKSALVASGTALLASCESSEEVEDLYQDEDPFSYAESSSFLTKPERGFDYYKFNGSDYDGQKRSESAMDKHKPIVKISGNKKEFIVSFGSNGKEHPHKNGHYWTWVEITDRLNNVHTVAFPEPAKYDEFYGDEGTEFRAYIQTPEPLQVGWIRVRACCKPHGVFVNYAEIEA, encoded by the coding sequence ATGAACAACCGTAGAACTTTTATCAAATCAGCTCTCGTCGCCTCAGGTACGGCCCTCTTGGCCTCTTGTGAATCTAGCGAAGAAGTTGAAGATTTATATCAAGACGAAGACCCTTTTTCCTATGCCGAAAGCTCAAGTTTCCTCACCAAACCTGAGAGGGGCTTTGATTACTACAAATTTAATGGTTCTGACTACGACGGACAAAAGCGTAGTGAATCTGCCATGGATAAGCACAAGCCCATCGTCAAAATCTCTGGCAACAAAAAAGAATTCATCGTCAGTTTTGGCAGCAATGGCAAAGAGCACCCCCACAAAAACGGCCATTATTGGACTTGGGTAGAAATTACTGACCGTCTCAATAATGTTCATACGGTCGCTTTCCCAGAGCCCGCGAAATACGACGAATTTTATGGTGACGAAGGAACGGAGTTCAGAGCTTATATTCAGACTCCCGAGCCTCTGCAAGTCGGTTGGATTCGTGTGCGAGCTTGCTGTAAACCCCACGGCGTTTTTGTCAATTACGCAGAAATTGAGGCTTAA
- the nadA gene encoding quinolinate synthase NadA, protein MITSDQLHEKLKNVTVAGSTCSYTEEYCDKIAPMINEINRLKKETNTVILAHSYVNPEIVYGVSDYTGDSYQLSRNALESGADNILFVAVKFMAETAKILNPEKNVYVPAALNGCSLADSITGANVRKLKQDNPDYTFVCYINTTADVKAQCDVCVTSGNVYNIIEDLPTDKIFFVPDKLMGLNIIDEMKRRGVEKDIKLWDGVCYVHEEYDPDMIDYIRGEFDGVKVLAHPECSPGVLHHSDFVGSTAQLLKFMETSAADDFLMLTECGLSARLQVEMPEKNFVGSCSVCKYMKANTLENVLECLKNPKAHNEIHLTQEDIDGSRRCIDAMFHYAEKRK, encoded by the coding sequence ATGATAACATCAGATCAACTGCATGAGAAACTCAAAAATGTGACGGTTGCAGGTTCTACCTGCAGCTACACAGAAGAGTACTGCGATAAGATCGCTCCAATGATTAATGAGATTAACCGTCTCAAAAAAGAAACAAACACAGTGATTCTCGCGCACTCCTACGTCAATCCAGAGATTGTCTATGGTGTGTCCGATTACACGGGTGATTCCTACCAACTCAGCCGCAATGCGCTCGAGAGTGGAGCGGATAACATACTTTTTGTCGCTGTGAAATTCATGGCGGAAACCGCAAAAATCCTCAACCCCGAGAAAAATGTCTATGTACCCGCAGCACTTAATGGCTGTAGTTTAGCTGACTCGATCACGGGTGCTAACGTGCGCAAATTGAAGCAAGACAACCCTGATTATACTTTTGTTTGCTACATAAATACCACTGCGGATGTGAAAGCTCAGTGCGACGTATGTGTGACCTCGGGCAATGTTTATAACATTATCGAAGACCTCCCAACGGACAAGATTTTCTTTGTTCCCGATAAATTAATGGGACTCAACATCATTGACGAAATGAAGCGTCGTGGCGTTGAAAAAGATATCAAACTCTGGGATGGCGTTTGCTACGTACACGAAGAATATGATCCCGATATGATCGATTATATCCGTGGTGAATTTGATGGTGTAAAAGTTTTGGCCCACCCCGAGTGCAGCCCAGGTGTTTTACATCACTCCGATTTTGTGGGTTCAACGGCTCAGCTTCTCAAGTTTATGGAAACATCTGCTGCAGATGATTTTCTCATGCTCACGGAATGTGGCCTCTCGGCTCGCCTTCAAGTGGAGATGCCCGAAAAGAATTTTGTGGGTTCTTGCTCAGTATGTAAATACATGAAAGCAAACACACTAGAGAATGTTTTGGAATGCCTAAAGAATCCAAAAGCTCATAATGAAATTCACCTCACTCAAGAGGATATTGATGGTTCACGTCGTTGTATCGACGCCATGTTCCATTACGCTGAAAAGCGCAAATAA
- a CDS encoding DEAD/DEAH box helicase family protein, translating to MSQEQPIVLSFDAGTILVDRVGDQHRELLKGLLTYDERVRTYRALAMNYAKIVMTLHRAKIPFLDEAKDYQKQNFAMQNGMSPRAHQSQAFEAWRKVNCRGMVVLPTGAGKSFLAYMGIQYCQRPSLILVPTIDLMHQWQRGLSECFACEIGMLGGGEKDVQNITVSTYDSALLMMEWLGDRFGLLIFDECHHLPGDRMRQAAIMSLAPFRLGLTATPERSHTGLSEYGGLTGPLCFRMEIGELKGEILSPYETRRVELDLDEDEEFLYHEERQIYLDFLKRCGISFSNGDGWARFIMACARSDEGRRALKAFYAQKKIANCGRAKFRQIWQVFKDHAGERILIFTADNDTAYEIGRRFLLPVLTHHTKSAERKKMLERFRSGQHPILATSKVLNEGVDVPEASVGIVVSGSGSTREHVQRLGRILRKSQGKQAVLYELISRNTSEFNVSERRRQHSAYEGSR from the coding sequence ATGAGTCAAGAACAGCCCATTGTCCTCAGCTTTGATGCGGGGACAATTTTAGTCGATCGAGTCGGTGATCAGCACCGCGAGCTCCTCAAGGGCTTACTAACGTATGATGAACGCGTGCGGACTTATCGTGCTTTAGCGATGAACTACGCAAAAATTGTCATGACTTTGCATCGGGCAAAAATCCCTTTTCTTGATGAAGCTAAAGATTACCAAAAACAGAATTTTGCCATGCAAAATGGCATGAGCCCGCGAGCTCACCAGAGCCAGGCTTTTGAAGCATGGCGAAAGGTGAATTGCCGCGGCATGGTGGTTTTACCCACGGGGGCAGGTAAATCTTTCTTGGCCTATATGGGCATTCAGTATTGCCAACGCCCAAGCCTCATTCTTGTTCCCACCATTGACCTCATGCATCAGTGGCAACGCGGTTTGAGTGAATGCTTTGCTTGCGAAATCGGAATGCTTGGTGGAGGTGAAAAAGATGTGCAAAATATTACCGTTAGTACCTATGATTCAGCCTTGTTGATGATGGAGTGGCTCGGAGATCGTTTTGGACTGTTGATTTTTGATGAATGTCACCATTTGCCAGGAGACCGCATGCGCCAGGCTGCAATCATGTCTTTGGCGCCTTTTCGTCTTGGTTTGACTGCCACACCCGAACGCTCTCACACGGGGCTCAGTGAATATGGCGGCCTGACTGGCCCACTTTGTTTTCGCATGGAAATTGGTGAACTCAAAGGGGAGATCCTCTCACCTTATGAGACCCGTCGAGTTGAGCTCGATTTAGATGAGGATGAAGAATTTCTCTATCACGAAGAACGGCAAATTTATTTAGATTTCCTCAAGCGTTGTGGCATTAGTTTTTCCAATGGCGATGGCTGGGCCCGCTTTATCATGGCCTGCGCCCGTAGTGATGAGGGTCGCCGTGCACTAAAAGCCTTTTATGCCCAGAAAAAAATTGCCAATTGTGGGCGAGCTAAATTTCGTCAGATCTGGCAAGTGTTTAAAGATCATGCGGGGGAAAGGATTTTGATTTTTACCGCAGATAATGATACGGCTTATGAAATTGGTCGTCGCTTTTTACTCCCCGTTTTGACGCACCACACCAAGTCCGCAGAACGTAAAAAAATGCTTGAGCGCTTCCGCTCGGGCCAGCACCCTATTTTAGCGACTTCAAAAGTTTTGAACGAGGGCGTCGATGTACCAGAAGCGAGTGTGGGTATCGTAGTCTCGGGCAGTGGCAGTACGCGTGAACACGTGCAGCGCTTGGGACGAATTTTGCGAAAATCGCAAGGGAAACAAGCCGTACTCTATGAACTCATAAGCCGCAATACCAGTGAATTTAATGTATCTGAAAGAAGGAGGCAGCATAGTGCTTACGAAGGATCTCGTTAA
- a CDS encoding c-type cytochrome, which produces MKSFSSLLILLLFALSSCQQEAQKPLASAEAQQMLQHCLVCHDNKEMQRGPILDGLDEAYMLGQIQKFKLAQRGTHRYDYQGELMATAIKDLNEQDVTQAVALLARRTPRNYLRTVKGDSKMGKDLYEKNCLACHGDSAQGLKEANTGSLAILEDWYLLTQLRNYKSGRRGYHEKDIEGQAMRALVTPLSDQNFKDIVEYISYINLGE; this is translated from the coding sequence ATGAAATCATTCTCTTCATTGCTCATACTTTTGCTCTTTGCTTTGAGTTCTTGTCAACAAGAAGCTCAAAAGCCGTTGGCAAGTGCCGAAGCTCAGCAAATGCTTCAGCACTGCCTCGTCTGTCACGATAACAAAGAAATGCAGCGTGGCCCCATACTCGATGGTTTAGACGAAGCTTACATGTTAGGGCAAATACAGAAGTTTAAATTAGCTCAGCGCGGAACGCACCGATACGATTATCAGGGGGAGTTGATGGCGACGGCCATTAAAGACTTAAATGAGCAAGACGTAACTCAAGCGGTGGCCTTGCTAGCGAGACGAACTCCTCGGAATTATTTACGCACGGTGAAAGGCGATTCAAAAATGGGCAAAGACCTTTATGAAAAGAATTGTCTCGCTTGTCACGGCGACTCCGCCCAAGGGCTCAAAGAGGCGAATACGGGCAGCTTAGCGATCTTGGAAGATTGGTACCTGCTAACTCAATTGCGCAACTATAAATCAGGGCGCCGTGGTTATCACGAAAAAGATATCGAAGGCCAGGCGATGCGCGCACTTGTCACTCCCTTGAGTGATCAAAACTTTAAAGATATTGTGGAATACATTTCTTATATCAATCTCGGAGAATAG
- a CDS encoding ComEC/Rec2 family competence protein yields the protein MSIDCHAYPLERFFGAFIVGLITFLPWHSLPLMAQSLILLSSLLFLFYKKLYSLIFFVLLGALWAILFQEREPEKFKAMGGSLLARVDDSQIVHGQTKRRTIEISVQSFTGHDQTQLTDFKALFEKPRELETHFHDQISCQGSLVPVSSQLASDQAYIKHLHLRGIFWKFIPLSEQDIKIAPQKSLQKSILNGRDNFLGRLERQLGNERNYTILTAMLFGLKQELSSSQKDTLRRSGLMHIFAVSGLHVGIVAFILLWLMRLLLIPVWWRFSLLPIILIPYLIMTGLPASALRAWVMISIWSIGLCLSKSSISLNSLYAAGFVILLFDPNQVLLAGFQFSFLVIFALLMSLKPLDELCKILDEKINWGQSFSYHRHHLKNKILKTFGITFVAYMSSLGMNIYLSANSNPFSLLVNLICIFLAAPLMACALLSSALPFLSPLLNSFTDFFAGLANMSSQFSLKLGDLPGFVCALYSLSFLMILRLRPTVKTQMILLSSLLFSLILFLQWNHDDEGIIIFRGTGQEQVSLAIFEKDQSLLINCSDFQAASFFINECDKRGLSRIDLLICDNRKNSSLGSLSLLNKQRLQSLTFLNPRSTPTQFQQYLHQQSFEMNCPLYFSPPLHSPIKKIDTQSFTWGSYQIELKNSHLGKTELSIHHKDKSINRSLAMANYPQIEVIPLQ from the coding sequence ATGTCTATTGACTGCCATGCATACCCTTTGGAACGATTTTTTGGGGCGTTTATTGTGGGACTTATCACTTTTCTTCCCTGGCATTCACTGCCCCTCATGGCTCAAAGCCTCATTCTGCTCAGTAGCCTACTTTTCCTATTTTATAAAAAGCTTTACTCACTAATTTTTTTTGTTTTACTCGGTGCTCTCTGGGCGATTTTGTTTCAAGAACGGGAACCTGAAAAATTTAAGGCAATGGGTGGCTCACTACTGGCTCGAGTCGATGATAGCCAAATCGTTCATGGCCAGACGAAGCGGAGGACCATTGAAATTTCTGTACAGTCATTCACCGGTCATGACCAAACTCAATTGACTGACTTTAAGGCCCTCTTTGAAAAGCCAAGAGAACTGGAAACTCACTTCCATGATCAGATAAGCTGCCAAGGTTCATTAGTCCCCGTAAGTAGTCAGCTCGCTTCCGACCAGGCTTACATCAAGCATTTACACCTCCGGGGTATTTTCTGGAAATTCATTCCTCTATCTGAACAAGATATCAAAATCGCCCCTCAAAAATCTCTGCAAAAAAGCATTCTCAATGGGCGAGATAATTTCTTGGGTCGCTTGGAACGGCAACTCGGCAATGAAAGGAATTATACCATTCTCACCGCCATGCTTTTTGGTCTCAAACAAGAACTCAGTAGTAGCCAAAAAGATACCCTCCGACGATCAGGACTGATGCATATCTTTGCCGTATCTGGTTTACATGTGGGTATCGTTGCCTTTATTCTTTTATGGCTTATGCGACTGCTATTAATTCCCGTATGGTGGAGATTCTCTTTGCTCCCCATCATTCTAATTCCCTACTTAATCATGACGGGTTTACCGGCTTCTGCACTGAGGGCTTGGGTTATGATTAGTATTTGGTCCATTGGACTTTGCTTGAGTAAGAGTAGCATCAGCCTCAATAGCCTTTATGCGGCTGGATTTGTCATCTTACTTTTTGATCCCAACCAAGTCCTACTCGCTGGCTTCCAATTTTCCTTCCTAGTGATTTTTGCTTTGCTCATGAGTCTCAAGCCCTTAGATGAACTCTGCAAAATTCTCGATGAAAAAATTAATTGGGGACAAAGTTTTTCTTATCATCGGCATCACTTAAAAAATAAGATTCTCAAAACTTTTGGCATCACTTTTGTGGCCTACATGAGTTCTTTAGGAATGAATATTTACCTCTCGGCAAATAGTAATCCCTTTTCCCTCTTGGTTAACTTAATTTGTATCTTTTTAGCTGCTCCGCTTATGGCTTGCGCCCTACTTTCGAGTGCCCTTCCCTTTTTAAGTCCTTTACTCAATAGCTTTACGGATTTTTTTGCGGGACTCGCAAATATGAGCTCACAATTTTCGCTTAAGCTAGGAGATTTACCCGGCTTTGTTTGTGCCTTGTATTCTCTCTCTTTTCTAATGATTTTGCGCTTACGCCCCACAGTTAAAACTCAAATGATTTTACTCTCGTCTCTGCTTTTCTCTTTGATCTTATTTTTGCAATGGAATCACGATGATGAGGGGATTATTATCTTTCGGGGCACTGGTCAAGAGCAAGTTTCCCTCGCTATTTTCGAAAAGGATCAAAGTCTCTTAATCAACTGCAGTGATTTTCAGGCGGCGAGTTTCTTTATAAACGAATGTGATAAACGGGGACTTTCGCGCATTGATTTACTCATTTGCGATAATCGCAAAAATTCTTCTTTAGGTTCACTCAGCTTGCTCAATAAGCAAAGGCTCCAAAGCCTCACATTTCTCAACCCACGCTCAACGCCAACTCAATTTCAGCAATACCTTCACCAACAGAGTTTTGAGATGAATTGCCCCCTCTATTTTTCACCACCTCTGCATAGCCCGATTAAAAAAATTGATACGCAAAGTTTTACTTGGGGTTCCTACCAGATTGAGCTCAAAAATTCACATTTAGGGAAAACTGAACTCAGTATTCACCATAAAGATAAGAGTATCAATCGTTCATTAGCCATGGCCAACTACCCTCAAATCGAAGTCATTCCACTGCAATAA
- a CDS encoding DUF790 family protein → MLTKDLVKFSRRKDRIHPHSIKTDQQGLLDLAQDLLNIYQFGEGKNRQELEEESSIIINGFSTPLMARGLNRLCLDRCEFTQCLEVDFASAREQVFDLSAKFLKEADKYDFEGFRDQIESQVANELQELVHEDLYGDLPHSDLLLKFKAMRPVDLLHRYNLAQVQYHMLFAGDLALTLKKVEAAELRKIFKYLKFFRLLARIESPQKGTLKITIDGPISLFENTRKYGLQLANFIPAFVDCANWQFEAKVDLPRFKNKVLKLTHRAGLKSHYKNFSAFVPEEIRLFHKTFADKAKDWQIVGDTPFVEMGEEGKQELIFPDLSFAKDAKTVHMELFHRWHAGALRRRLDQLYTKPNCQLLIGIDRSLVRASTFKEEVESHPYFAKHGFLFNDFPSVTRVNSLLKSFS, encoded by the coding sequence GTGCTTACGAAGGATCTCGTTAAATTTTCCCGTCGCAAAGATCGCATTCACCCTCATTCGATAAAAACGGATCAGCAAGGCTTACTGGATCTTGCGCAGGATCTGCTCAATATTTATCAATTTGGCGAAGGGAAAAACCGTCAGGAACTCGAAGAAGAATCGTCCATTATTATCAATGGTTTTTCGACACCCCTCATGGCTCGTGGTCTCAACCGCCTATGCCTGGATCGCTGCGAGTTCACTCAATGCTTAGAGGTCGATTTCGCTTCGGCCCGTGAACAAGTTTTTGATTTGAGTGCGAAATTCTTAAAAGAAGCAGATAAATACGATTTTGAAGGCTTTCGTGATCAGATTGAAAGTCAGGTGGCCAATGAATTACAGGAACTCGTTCACGAAGATCTTTATGGGGACTTACCTCATAGTGACCTGCTGCTCAAGTTTAAAGCTATGCGTCCAGTGGACCTCTTGCATCGCTATAATTTAGCTCAAGTGCAGTACCACATGTTATTTGCCGGAGATTTAGCTCTGACGCTCAAAAAAGTCGAAGCGGCTGAATTGCGCAAGATCTTTAAATACCTCAAATTTTTTCGCTTACTCGCACGTATTGAAAGCCCCCAAAAAGGGACCTTAAAAATCACCATCGATGGCCCCATAAGCCTTTTTGAAAACACTCGCAAATACGGTTTACAGCTGGCTAATTTCATTCCCGCCTTTGTGGATTGTGCTAATTGGCAATTTGAAGCTAAAGTCGATTTGCCGCGCTTTAAAAATAAGGTGCTCAAGCTGACACACCGAGCGGGGCTCAAGAGCCATTATAAAAATTTCAGTGCTTTTGTACCCGAAGAAATTCGTCTCTTTCATAAAACTTTTGCGGACAAAGCAAAAGATTGGCAAATCGTCGGAGACACTCCCTTTGTGGAAATGGGCGAGGAAGGCAAGCAAGAATTGATTTTCCCCGACCTCAGTTTTGCGAAGGACGCAAAAACGGTGCACATGGAGCTTTTTCACCGTTGGCATGCGGGGGCATTGCGTCGTCGCCTCGACCAACTCTATACTAAGCCCAATTGTCAGCTGCTCATCGGCATTGACCGTAGCTTAGTGAGGGCATCTACTTTTAAAGAAGAAGTCGAAAGCCATCCCTATTTTGCAAAGCACGGCTTTTTATTTAATGACTTTCCTTCCGTTACTCGCGTTAATTCTTTGTTAAAAAGCTTTTCATGA
- the asnB gene encoding asparagine synthase (glutamine-hydrolyzing) has product MCGIAGFLSKGGISIEDRDALGEMVTQLDHRGPDANGKWFGNHMALGHTRLSIIELSPAGAQPMHSACGRYVISFNGEIYNSEEIRSKITTPYPYQGNSDTETILAAISYWGVEEALTQFNGMFVAAVWDRANEELKLFRDHLGKKPLFYAFSHHHFLFASELNSLKKAPSFNAEVSQDALHMYMQFGYVPAPYSIFKNCYKLRPGHILSFSLRSFTVKNIKAWWDLHKIVVKEPTKLSFAENVEKTESLLEDSIRLRLNADVPVGAFLSGGIDSSLICAMAAKIHPQALKTFSIGFDESQYNESAQAEITAKAIGADHTTFMVQAQDALKLIPKLPHICDEPFADSSILPTTLISQLARKQVTVAIGGDGGDEIFCGYERYLWGEKILEMRKKYPNFINKAICHGVDFLRPATLNKLAAMAYKFKGKKAPHLFADKAAKFTKALRQTNSRKLYRELHSLWSNPNEVLSYGQDGIHLFSDSDEWPDSLNPVRQYMFADLMMYLSDDILQKADRASMSTSLELRSPLIDHRLVEHSWTMSMDSLIGPEKNMKKRVLKSLLGRHLPDYNLEAPKQGFAVPIAEWLRGDLKDWAQDLINDSHTFDFFYHKQLQETFQQHLSKRANHQHKLWAALMFIQWHKDLKQG; this is encoded by the coding sequence ATGTGTGGGATTGCGGGTTTCCTCAGTAAAGGAGGAATTAGCATTGAAGATCGAGATGCTCTGGGTGAAATGGTCACCCAGCTCGACCACCGTGGTCCCGATGCTAATGGCAAATGGTTTGGTAATCACATGGCTTTGGGCCATACACGACTTTCCATCATTGAATTAAGTCCCGCTGGTGCGCAACCTATGCACAGCGCCTGTGGTCGCTACGTTATTTCATTTAACGGCGAAATTTATAACTCAGAAGAAATTCGGAGTAAGATTACCACACCCTATCCCTATCAAGGCAACTCGGATACCGAGACCATACTCGCCGCCATAAGTTATTGGGGTGTCGAAGAAGCTCTCACACAATTCAATGGCATGTTTGTGGCTGCTGTATGGGATCGCGCTAATGAAGAGCTTAAATTATTTCGTGACCATCTGGGGAAGAAACCCTTATTTTACGCCTTTTCTCATCACCACTTCCTTTTTGCATCTGAGCTCAACAGCCTCAAGAAGGCGCCCAGCTTCAACGCAGAAGTCTCTCAAGATGCGCTTCATATGTATATGCAATTTGGCTATGTACCTGCACCTTATTCGATTTTCAAAAACTGCTACAAACTTCGTCCTGGTCACATTCTCTCTTTTTCACTGAGAAGTTTTACTGTGAAAAATATTAAAGCCTGGTGGGACCTCCACAAAATTGTCGTCAAGGAACCCACAAAATTGAGCTTTGCGGAAAATGTCGAAAAAACCGAAAGCTTGCTCGAAGATAGCATTCGCCTACGACTAAATGCCGATGTGCCAGTTGGAGCCTTTCTCTCTGGAGGAATAGATTCCTCACTCATTTGTGCGATGGCCGCAAAAATTCATCCCCAAGCACTCAAAACCTTCTCCATTGGCTTTGATGAAAGCCAATATAATGAGAGTGCTCAGGCAGAAATCACCGCAAAAGCCATTGGTGCTGACCACACGACCTTTATGGTACAGGCCCAAGATGCCCTCAAACTAATTCCCAAATTACCTCATATTTGTGATGAGCCCTTTGCGGATTCCTCGATTTTGCCCACCACACTCATTTCTCAATTGGCTCGCAAACAAGTCACGGTGGCGATTGGAGGCGATGGCGGTGATGAAATATTCTGCGGTTATGAGCGTTATTTATGGGGCGAAAAAATTCTCGAGATGCGTAAGAAATATCCTAATTTTATCAATAAAGCTATTTGTCATGGTGTTGACTTCCTAAGACCTGCCACACTCAATAAACTAGCTGCGATGGCTTATAAATTTAAGGGCAAAAAAGCACCACATCTCTTTGCCGATAAAGCTGCGAAATTCACGAAAGCACTACGCCAAACAAACTCGCGTAAGCTCTATCGCGAACTGCATTCTCTCTGGTCAAATCCGAATGAAGTTTTGTCCTACGGACAAGATGGTATTCACTTATTTTCAGACTCCGATGAATGGCCCGATTCTCTCAATCCCGTTCGCCAGTACATGTTTGCCGATTTAATGATGTACCTCAGTGATGATATTTTGCAAAAAGCTGACCGTGCTTCCATGTCCACAAGTTTAGAATTACGCTCACCACTAATCGATCATCGTTTAGTGGAACATTCTTGGACCATGAGTATGGATAGCCTCATTGGACCCGAGAAAAACATGAAAAAACGCGTCCTTAAGTCTCTTCTTGGAAGACATCTACCCGATTATAACTTAGAGGCCCCAAAGCAAGGTTTTGCAGTACCCATTGCCGAATGGTTGCGCGGCGACCTCAAAGATTGGGCTCAGGACCTCATTAACGATTCCCATACTTTTGACTTCTTCTATCATAAACAATTGCAAGAGACTTTTCAGCAACACCTCAGCAAACGTGCCAATCATCAGCACAAGCTTTGGGCCGCCCTCATGTTCATTCAATGGCACAAAGATTTAAAGCAGGGTTAA
- a CDS encoding lipoate--protein ligase family protein, with translation MDKFRPLLSENSDFLSEEPLGESVLEKDARPIRVWQPKHPVVVLGRSQKAHKEIHLDNTKADAIPVFKRMGGGGCVVLDEGCACVAIRYEREKELNIDRYLRHSSKAIQAFLYETYGLATEIRENYDLSYQGKKFLGASLYMPREWSVYSCVILLKNDSMEKILKYLTPPSKQPAYREDRKHEDFLSPLENHINFKIDDFINDLETFLYEKKWYLGPQDED, from the coding sequence ATGGATAAATTCCGCCCATTACTCTCGGAGAACTCCGATTTCCTATCGGAGGAACCGCTTGGGGAAAGCGTTTTAGAAAAAGATGCTCGCCCCATACGAGTTTGGCAACCCAAACATCCCGTAGTGGTTTTGGGACGTTCGCAAAAAGCTCACAAAGAAATTCATCTCGATAATACCAAGGCCGACGCCATCCCCGTTTTTAAACGCATGGGTGGCGGGGGTTGTGTGGTTCTCGACGAGGGTTGTGCCTGTGTGGCCATTCGCTATGAACGCGAAAAAGAACTCAATATTGACCGTTACCTACGCCATAGCTCCAAAGCGATTCAAGCTTTTCTCTACGAAACTTATGGCTTAGCCACAGAAATTCGCGAAAACTACGACCTCTCCTACCAAGGCAAAAAATTCCTCGGTGCCTCTCTTTATATGCCGCGTGAATGGAGTGTTTATTCCTGTGTTATTTTACTCAAAAATGACTCTATGGAAAAAATCCTTAAGTACCTTACTCCGCCTTCTAAGCAACCGGCTTATCGCGAAGATCGCAAACACGAAGATTTCTTATCTCCCCTCGAAAATCACATCAACTTTAAAATTGATGATTTCATCAATGATTTAGAGACTTTTCTCTACGAAAAAAAATGGTACCTTGGTCCTCAGGACGAAGATTAA